In the Harmonia axyridis chromosome 3, icHarAxyr1.1, whole genome shotgun sequence genome, one interval contains:
- the LOC123675762 gene encoding methyl-CpG-binding domain protein 2 has translation MNGILDRSKYEYGHQGRRWQREDVLRKTGISVGKVDVMYYNRTIRNDASLVPPIRQTASIFKQPVTIHKTQESKVKSDFKTGNQEKPKQLMWEKRLEGMRACDLDGAEFVSMDLLKGLKPVGPNVSEETMIQSVATALHVSSQPVTGQSGPKVLLEKDPGAYIDPKQPLVQAVSITDEDIKKQEEKVLEARKKLQEALKM, from the exons ATGAACGGAATTCTGGATAGAAGTAAATACGAATATGGGCATCAAGGTAGAAGGTGGCAAAGAGAAGATGTTCTCCGAAAAACTGGAATATCTGTTGGAAAAGTCGATGTTATGTATTACAACAGAACTATCAGAAACGACGCTTCCTTAGTACCCCCAATTCGACAAACTGCATCGATTTTCAAACAACCTGTGACGATACACAAAACGCAAGAAAGTAAAGTAAAATCTGATTTCAAAACTGGCAACCAGGAAAAGCCAAAACAGCTCATGTGGGAAAAGAG gctTGAAGGAATGAGAGCTTGTGATCTAGATGGTGCTGAGTTTGTTAGCATGGATTTACTCAAAGGTTTAAAACCCGTTGGTCCTAATGTTTCAGAGGAAACTATGATACAAAGTGTTGCTACAGCCTTGCATGTTTCATCACAACCTGTAACAGGACAAAGCGGCCCCAAAGTTCTTCTTGAGAAAGATCCTGGTGCATATATAGATCCCAAACAACCCCTCGTACAAGCAGTGAGTATTACAGATGAAGACATAAAAAAACAGGAGGAGAAAGTTCTGGAGGCTAGGAAAAAGTTACAGGAAGCCCTGAAAATGTGA
- the LOC123675761 gene encoding alpha-tocopherol transfer protein-like isoform X2, with amino-acid sequence MSLPKYTFTLNDVIRENKVSQEEVTEIRLWMVAVNLPVVSDEMIATFVIACKRDVENTKKAIMGYFISKNKSPEIFNSCDVDRDDLRLATNTILNDTSYKNFHFDAVAKLAFMLVDITLNTKSPPSGLKVVIDAKGAGLMHLTRFKLNYLKRFIEYLQEGMPLNMREIHVINTIYLVDKILFMMKPFMKPELYKMLHLHPNNTNMEEFSKNHVPKKCLPSDYGGDLPSFAELNQVTIERYRELKEYYKDEESIRKKWITN; translated from the exons atgtctTTGCCAAAATATACATTCACCCTAAATGACGTCATAAGAGAAAATAAAGTATCTCAAGAAGAAGTCACCGAAATCAGACTTTGGATGGTAGCAGTGAATCTGCCAGTCGTTTCAGatgagatgatagctaccttcGTTATTGCTTGTAAGAGAGATGTGGAAAATACCAAAAAAGCTATTATGGGCTACTTCATTTCCAAGAATAAATCTCCAGAAATATTCAATAGCTGTGATGTGGACAGAGATGATTTGAGATTAGCAACAAATACTAT ACTGAATGACACCAgttacaaaaattttcatttcgatgcGGTAGCAAAATTAGCTTTCATGCTAGTTGATATAACACTGAATACAAAAAGTCCTCCAAGTGGATTGAAGGTTGTTATAGATGCTAAGGGG GCCGGTTTGATGCATTTAacacgattcaaattgaattacCTGAAAAGGTTCATTGAATACCTACAAGAGGGGATGCCTCTCAACATGAGAGAAATACATGTAATCAACACAATATATCTAGTGGATAAAATTCTCTTCATGATGAAACCCTTTATGAAACCTGAATTGTACAAAATG CTTCATCTACATCCAAATAATACGAACATGGAAGAATTCTCAAAAAATCACGTACCCAAAAAATGTCTACCAAGTGATTACGGTGGTGATTTACCATCATTTGCAGAACTGAACCAGGTAACAATAGAGAGATACAGAGAACTAAAAGAATACTATAAAGATGAGGAAAGCATCAGAAAAAAATGGAtaacaaattaa
- the LOC123675761 gene encoding retinaldehyde-binding protein 1-like isoform X1, translated as MSLPKYTFTLNDVIRENKVSQEEVTEIRLWMVAVNLPVVSDEMIATFVIACKRDVENTKKAIMGYFISKNKSPEIFNSCDVDRDDLRLATNTIHHISIPVRTDDDSVVHMFRLNDTSYKNFHFDAVAKLAFMLVDITLNTKSPPSGLKVVIDAKGAGLMHLTRFKLNYLKRFIEYLQEGMPLNMREIHVINTIYLVDKILFMMKPFMKPELYKMLHLHPNNTNMEEFSKNHVPKKCLPSDYGGDLPSFAELNQVTIERYRELKEYYKDEESIRKKWITN; from the exons atgtctTTGCCAAAATATACATTCACCCTAAATGACGTCATAAGAGAAAATAAAGTATCTCAAGAAGAAGTCACCGAAATCAGACTTTGGATGGTAGCAGTGAATCTGCCAGTCGTTTCAGatgagatgatagctaccttcGTTATTGCTTGTAAGAGAGATGTGGAAAATACCAAAAAAGCTATTATGGGCTACTTCATTTCCAAGAATAAATCTCCAGAAATATTCAATAGCTGTGATGTGGACAGAGATGATTTGAGATTAGCAACAAATACTAT aCATCACATATCAATACCTGTAAGAACTGATGATGATTCTGTTGTACATATGTTCAGACTGAATGACACCAgttacaaaaattttcatttcgatgcGGTAGCAAAATTAGCTTTCATGCTAGTTGATATAACACTGAATACAAAAAGTCCTCCAAGTGGATTGAAGGTTGTTATAGATGCTAAGGGG GCCGGTTTGATGCATTTAacacgattcaaattgaattacCTGAAAAGGTTCATTGAATACCTACAAGAGGGGATGCCTCTCAACATGAGAGAAATACATGTAATCAACACAATATATCTAGTGGATAAAATTCTCTTCATGATGAAACCCTTTATGAAACCTGAATTGTACAAAATG CTTCATCTACATCCAAATAATACGAACATGGAAGAATTCTCAAAAAATCACGTACCCAAAAAATGTCTACCAAGTGATTACGGTGGTGATTTACCATCATTTGCAGAACTGAACCAGGTAACAATAGAGAGATACAGAGAACTAAAAGAATACTATAAAGATGAGGAAAGCATCAGAAAAAAATGGAtaacaaattaa